Genomic window (Methyloprofundus sp.):
AACTGACAATAATAATGGGTAGGGTCATTAATGCTAAGGTTAAACCACCGACTAAAGGTGAGCTTCTTGGCATGCCAAATAAACTGATAAATACCGCTAGCCCTAATAAACCAAATAAAATGGAAGGAATGGCAGCTAGGTTATTGATATTAACTTCCACTAATTGTGTCCAACGATTATCCTCAGCAAATTCCTCTAAATAAACGGCAGTCATCACCCCTAACGGGAAGGCAACAATCATGGTGACTAATAATGTTAATACGGAACCCACAACGGCAGATTTAAAGCCTGAATTTTCAGGGATTTTTGAATCACCATGACTAAAGAAAATTTGGTTAAAATGCAGTTCTACTTTGTCTTGAGCCTGCATTGTTTTTATCAGGTTAAGGTCTTTATCTTTTACTTTATAGTAATGGCCTTTTAAATATTGATCTACCTGATGATTTAATAATACCCATGTGATTTGTTTGGTGCCTAGTAATTCAGGGTTAGCTTTAACACGCTTAGGTATATCTCTTAGCCATGCGCGACTAACGACTTTACGGTACTTTTTATCAATCGCTTTGCGTGTCGATGCAATGGTTTTTTCGCTATAGTTAACTTCAATCTGTATATAAGACTGCTGGAATGCAGGCAGCCCTTTGTATATCATATCGCCTAGAAAAAACAGCAGGAAGCTAATCGAAAAAATAATAGAGGTAATCGTAAAGCTTTTAAAGACTTTCGCTTTCAGGTGTCGCTTATTCAACGAGGTATCATAAAAAGGATTGCTTAGCTGTGAGTCTGCTTGCTTACTCATAAGGTATTGACCTTGTATTTTTCTTTAAATTTGTGAATCAAACTGATAGAGATGATATTGAGTATTAAAGTCACCACAAATAAGACCAGACCTAAGGCAAAGGCTGATAAGGTATCTGGTGAGTTGAACTCATTATCGCCAACCAATGCATCGACGATTCTAACCGTGACCGTGGTCATATCTTCGAGTGGGTTCCAAGAAAGGTTAGGGCGCAAGCCTGCGGCCATGACCACAATCATGGTTTCCCCTAAAGCTTTGGATAAGCCTAATATGGAAGCGGAAATAATACCGGGCAGTGCAGATGGGATCACAATGGAAGTAATGGTTTCGCCTTGGGTCATGCCTAATGCTAAAGAAGCTTTACGCTGTGAATCAGGTACCGCTCGAATTACATCATCGCTTAAGGAAGAGATAACAGGGATAATCATAATACCCATCACCGCTCCACTGGCTAATGCACTATTAAATGAGGCATGCACACCAAAGCTAGCGAAAAAATTAACGATAGCAGGTGCGACCGTAATGGCTGCAAAAAAACCATAAACAACGGTTGGGATGCCTGCTAAAATTTCCAGAAGAGGCTTTAATTTATCGCGCAAAAAGTCTGAGGCGTACTCACTCAGGAAAATAGCACTACCTAAACCAATGGGAACTGCAACCGCCATGGCAATAAAGGTAATCATAAACGTGCCGGCAAAAATGGGCACTGCACCAAATTTACTATTTTCAACACCAGGAGACCATTCTGTACCAGTGATAAAATACCAAAAACTGCGCATTTGAAAAAATTCGATGGCTTCAAATAAAATTGAAAACAATACGCCAAAGGTTGTTAAAATCGAAACAGTTGCAGCACTAATCAAGCAAAAATGGATCAACTGTTCTTTTAAGCCGTGATGACGGTTTTTTAGTTCAAAAGGTTTCAAAAATACTCACTCCTTAATAAAAAGTAACCGATACTAAGTTATTTAGTATCGGTTACTTGTTTGTGCGTTATTTTACTTTTTACTTAGCGCATCTAAAGTCAGTTTTTTGTGTTGTATAACACTTGTTCTAATCGCATTGCGGCGTGCTTTAGGTAGTGAAATTAAGCCAATTTCACCTAAAATGCTATCGTCACCAATCATATTTTCACTCATAAATAATTCAACATATTTATCCATGGCAGGCACGGCTGCTCTATGTGAGTTTTTAACATAGAAAAATAATGAGCGAGAGATAGGGTAGAGCCCTGTTGATATAGTGGTCGGGGTTGGTACGATACCGTCAATTCTTGCCGCACTCACTTTATCGTCATTTTCCATTAAAAAGCTGTAACCAAAAATACCAATGGCAGCAGGGTTTTTATCTAGTTTTTGCACGATTAAATTATCATTTTCACCAGAAGGCACATATACGCCATCTTGTCTGATTTTATGGTATTTTTTATAGCCTTTGTTTTTTACTTTATCTGCCTGATAAAGTGAAGTGTAGACATCCATTTTCTTGGTTTGCCCCTTCATGATCATATCTTCAAAAGCATCACGTGTGCCAGAGCTAGTCGGTGGGCCGTAAATGATGATTTCTCTGCTAGGTAGGCTGGTGTCGATTTCATTCCATTTTTTATATGGGTTTCTAATTAAGCTCTTGCCATCTGCTGCTGGGACTTCTTCGGCAACAGCTAATAATAATTGTTTTTTAGTCAGTAATAACGGTGCACTATTTTTGTTTTGTGCAATGGCAATACCATCAAAACCGATGACAGCTTCGGTAATATCCGTTACACCATTTTTTGCACACATTTCGAATTCTTTTGCTTTCATGCGGCGTGAGGCATTGGAAATATCAGGTGTATTTAAATCATTACCTTTACAGAATAATTTCATCCCGCCACCAGACCCCGTTGACTCAACAACGGGTGTTGGGTTGTCTGTTGTGGCGCCAAATTCTTCAGCAACTGAGCTAGAAAATGGGTATACGGTTGATGAACCAACAATTTTAATTTGTTCACGTGCTTGTACTGTTGTTACTGCACTGATAGCAAAGAGTGAGCCCACAACAAGAGATAAAACAGATTTATTAGGTATCATTTTTTTAATTCCGGTTATTTGTAATCTGTTGGGAATTATATGAACTGAATATGACAGAGCTATGACAGTTTGAATTTTTATCATTTCTATACTTCAGAGGCAACCATCAGGAAAGCTAGAAGGTTGATAAAAGGCAAAATCAGGAAAAAGTCCTATAGTCTTTAATATATAAAAAGTCTAAAATTTGTCTTTTTGAATTTACTTTTTACCGTGACATGTACAAACTAATTTTTCAATATAGTGCGCTCTTTATCCTGACGACGGATATAGTACAGGCAGCTGATGATGCACTAACAACAGAGCAGCCCATCGAATTAGAAGAGCTCAGTATTATAAATACCACTCCTCTGGGCGCAGGGTTAGCCTTAGAAAAAATTCCCGCTAACGTGCAATTAATGACCTCCGAGCAATTGAGGAAGGCACAGAGCATATCAATAGCGGATTATATGAATCAGAATATGGGTAGTGTCACGGTGAATGATGCGCAAAATAACCCCATGCAGCCTGACGTGCAATACCGTGGTTTTACCATTTCACCATTAATGGGGTTACCTCAGGGTTTATCCATGTATGTTAATGGTATTCGTTTTAATGAAGCTTTTGGTGATTCAGTGCATTGGGATCTAATTCCTAAAGGTGCGGTGGATACCATGAGTTTGCAAGGTGGTTCTAATCCTGCTTATGGCTTGAATAGTTTAGGTGGAGCAATTTCACTGCAAACCAAAACAGGCTTTACTGCACCTGAGCATAGCTTGACTGTGAGTGGCGGCTCATGGGGGAGACATAATGAAGAGTTGGTCAGTGGCTGGAATAATGGTGAATTTGCCTATTTTATTGATTTGCAGCATTTCCAAGAAGATGGTTGGCGTGACTCTTCAGAAAGCCAAGTATTTAATGGTTTAGGTACTTTTAGCTGGCGTGGTGATGCAGGGCAGTTAAATTTAACATTGGCAGGTGCGGATAACCGCTTGATTGGTAATGGTGCAATTCCAGTGGAACTGGAAGCCATTGATCGCCGTGCCATTTTTACCAAACCTGATAAAACCAGTAATAATTTTTTTATGGCCAGCTTGGATGGTAACTTGTGGGTTAATGATGATATCGAGTTAGCAGGAAATATGTATTACCGCCGTAATAATATTGACACACTCAATGGAGATGGCAGCGAATTTGGAGAGTGTGATGATGCGGAAGGTTTTTTATGTGAGGAAGGTGAGGATGAAATTCTTGAAGATGTAAACGGGAACCCTATTCAAGCAAGTGACGATGTTGAAGGGGGCACCTTAAACACTTCTTTGACTAAACAGTGGACGTTTGGTTTTGGTTTGCAGACGGCTTTTAATCAAGTGTTGTGGGGGCATGCAAACCAATTCGTAATTGGTACCAGCTATAATTTAAGTAAAGTCAATTATAGTGCCGATACTGAATTGGGTTCGTTAACGGATGATAGAGGTGTAGAAGGTTCCGGCATTTTAGAGAATGAATCGCGAGTCCGGTTAGATACGACCACACACTCAATTGGTTTGTTTTTTAGCGAAGTATTCAATGTGACGGAACAGTTGGCAGTGAATGTCGCAGGTCGCTACAATCATGTCGAAATTGACATGCAAGATCGCTATGGAACATCACTTAATGGTAAACATAAATTTGATCGTTTTAACCCTGCTGCAGGGCTGACGTATGCTTTTATGCCGGCAATCAACTTTTATAGTGGCTATAGCGAAGCGTCGCGGGTGCCAACGCCGATGGAATTAAGTTGTGCTGACCCTGATGACCCTTGTAAATTGCCCAATGCGTTTATTGCTGATCCCCCGTTAGAGCAAGTAGTGGCCAAAACTTGGGAAGTTGGTTTTCGGGGACGATTTAATAACTTATTAGATGGACGGATACAATGGAATGCCGGCTATTTTAATACCACTAATCATAATGACATTATCTTCCAAAGTGCAGGTGGCGCAAATAGTGCTGGTTATTTTGCGAACGTAGGTAAAACTCGTCGCCAAGGTGTAGAGCTGGGCTTATCAACTGCCTTTTTTGATCGCTGGCGCTTGTCGTTAAATTATTCGTTTATTGATGCAAGGTTTTTAACGCCTTACACTTCACAAAGCCCTAATCATCCGTATGCAGATGACAATGGTGATATACAAGTCAGCTCGGGGGATCATATTCCTAGCATTCCTCAGCATATCGTCAAGTTTGCGACCGATGTGGATGTGATCGATAGTTGGACAATTGGTATGAACCTAATTTTTAATGGTGAGCAATTTTTGCGAGGTGATGAGGCTAATTTAGATGCGCCGCTTAATGACTTTACTGTCGTTAATTTGCATACTGAATACCGCTTTAACAAGCATTTTTCGATATTTGGGCGTTTAAATAATGTTTTTGGAGCCAAATATAATAACTTCGGTTTATATGGTGAAACGGGAGAGGTATTGGAAGGTATGGGGATAGATGAGAAGAGTACTCATTTTGTGGGTGTTAGCGCACCTAGAGCAGGGTGGGTCGGTGTTAAATTAGCACTTTAGGAATAGGCTTAATAATACCTGAAAGTCAGACTCGGGTATTATTGAATTCTCATTCCTTATAATAATTCAGGCAATAAAAAACCCGCGTAAAGCGGGTTTTTAGTTTTTGTTACTTTATTATTTTTATTATTAAATGCGTTGTATCCATTTTATAAACTTATTTATTATTTTTATTTGTTAAGTTCATTTTTACTTCCCCATTCTCCCTGTTGTTTTTTACTTAAATCCCTCAAGTGAGACAAATTTTATATCATTGAAATGGCTACTGTCCATCAAAAAAAATGATTTAACAAAAAAAATAGTATCGGCTCGAAAACATACTTATAAAACATAGCCTTAAGTTTTTGGTTTGTATTTTTTTATGTTTACTGGCGTCGGGGCTTGCCAGATTAAAGTTAGCATATTGATATGAAGATTACGATATAAAGGTATCTTTAAAACCATATAAAAATAGAGGTTATTGAGCCTGAGTCAAATTAGCTTGAGTTGGAAATAATAAAGGGTATTTATTATTTTTTATCATCATATAGCTTGATTAAGGTGGATGGGTCTTGCTCTAAATAACCGTGGCTACCATGTAATTGCATTAATTGCGCCGCAAGTGCAGACATGGGAGTGGCAGTTTTTTGTGTTTGCGCCAAGTCAGTTGCCATATTAAGGTCTTTTAATAAGGTTTTTACTCGCCACTTCACTGGCGTGTAGCTAGCATTTGCCATTTCAGGGGCGATAATTTGCAGAGGTTTTGAGTCTGCAAAACCACCTGCTAAGGCGGTGGCAATTTTGCTGGCATCAACCCCCGATTTTTCTGCTAAAGCAATCATTTCGGCAATCACTAATACATTGCAACTGACTATCATTTGGTTGCATACCTTACTAACTTGCCCTGTGCCAATATCGCCCATATGGGTCAGTTGCGTATAAAGAGGGCGTAATACTTCACGGGCAATATTCACAGATTTTTCTGTTCCCCCAGCCATAATGGCGAGCGTGCCGTTTGTAGCCCCTGCAACTCCTCCTGAAACAGGTGCATCTACCCAGTCCATATGACAACTACTTTGTAATTGTGCTGCCAATTGCCGCGTTACTTCGGGGTGAGTGCTGGATAAATCAATGAGCAGTTTATCTTTATTGCCATGGGGCAGAATATGCTTGGTAACAACACTTTCCACGACTGGGCTATCGGCAAGACACAATAAAATGATATCAGAATTTTTAACTAAATCGGTAATATTAAGGCATTGCTGTGCACCTGCAGCAATAACGGTATCCAGTTTATCTGGTGTACGGTTCCAAACATTAACAGCGTATCCTGCGGCTAATAAGCGTAAGGTCATGGGTTGGCCCATTAGGCCGATACCAATAAATCCTAGAGTTTGTGAAGGTTGGGTCATAGTCAATAATCAAGCTGTTATGTAAAAGTTAATGTTTATTATGAGCGACACAAACTAACTCAGCAATATTAAAGATAAAACACTTGTTCTTTATTTGTTCTCTTGATATGATTTTAAGAAAACAAAAGGAGAACAAATGTTAAAAGATCTGACCCGTAAGCAACAAGATATTTTTGAATTTTTACTAAGTAATCAACAGAAATTTTCTTATCCACCAACCTTAGATGAAGTGTGTGCTGCCTTAGGCTTAAATTCGCGTGGTTCCTTGCATAAGCATATTAAAGCGTTAATAGATGCGGGCTTGGTTGAAGCGTCGGACCGCAAGCAAAAAGGCATTCGACTAACAGAAAAAGCACAGCAATACATGCTTCCTACCAGTGAAACCAAAGGTACGCCTTTTGTCGGTTATATTGCTGCAGGTAAGCCCATAGAAGCCATTGAGCAGGTTAGTTATTTACCCATTCCCAATCAAATTAGAACCGAAAATACTTGTTATATTTTGCAAGTAAAAGGCGACTCAATGATAGAAGAGGGTATTTTTGATGAGGACTGGGTGGTGATCGAACAAAGACGTAGTGCCCGTAATGGTGAGATTGTAGTCGCTTTAATTGATAAAGCTGAAGCTACTTTAAAATTTATTGAGCAGTACCCGCATGAAACCTTATTAATTCCTGCCAATTCAAATATGTCGGCTATGCGTTTTCGACCCGAGCAAGTTGAAATACAAGGGGTATTAGTAGGGCAAATGCGTAGTTATATAAATAAATAGGAGAATAAAATGCAACATAATATTCATATGCAAGATCAGGTAACTAATCGAATTGAACTTATTATGGGAGATCAGCGATTATGGATGAGGCGTATTTTAGAGGATTTAATGACTTTTAGCCTGATTACGGCTATGTTGGCCGTAGGTATTGTTTGGTAGAAAGCCCCCATCGTTCCTCACGCTCCAGCGTGGGAATGTAGCCTGTGACGCTCCCGCGTCACGGGGCGAAGAGATGCTACTTGATTAATCTCTATTGTTCTTGCAATTGTTTTAAGGCTTGCAACTCATCCATAAAAAAGTGCAAGCGATCTTCTAATATTGCCGATAAGTAAAAATTTAGATCTTTTGCTTGTTGTGCTAATTTGATTTGCTGGATGGCACCATGGGTATGTCCAATAGCGTAATAGTATTCAGCCATATAGCGGTGTGAGTTAGTCCTTTGTTCCAAATCACCGTAAGCTTGTGCGAGCAGCAAAAAATAGCGTGGATGATGTTGCCGTGTATATTCGAATAATTTTAAATGCTGTAGTGCTTGTTGTGGCTGATTGGAGGTTAATAAAATATTAATATATTCAAACTGGAAATCACTCTCGTTAGGAAATTTTTGCTGCAACTCCAGTAATAATTTTTTTGCAGCTGCAAAGTCACGTTGATTGATGGCAACATCAGTTAGCGCAGTGAGGTATTCACGTTGTTTAGGGTAACTTTGACTAAGTTTTAAAAAAATGGCTGCAGCTTGCTTATGTTTGCGTTGTTCAAGATAGCCTAAACCTAGGCCATACTGCATGGCGGCGCGTTGTTTAAGTGTGCCTTGGTTAGCTTTTCTTTGAAAAAAAATGATTAAGTCTTCTAGTGAAGTTTGTGATGAGCTGATACGTAATTTAGCTTTAATTAAACGGTAGCTTTGCGAGTTGGGCACTTGCCGATAAGGGTATTTTTCTGCACGGCCACGGGTGTCGGAAATACGTGAGGCAGTAATTGGGTGAGTTCGTAGGAATTCAGGTGCACCAGCACCATAATAACGACTGGCTTGCTGTAATTTTTCAAAAAAAGTGGGCATGCTACGTGGGTCAAAATTGGCACGTGCCAAAGTTTTTATACCTATTCGATCTGCTTCTTGCTCATTGTCACGGGTAAAGTCTATCTGCATTTGAATGCTACCCGCTTGGATGGCTGAGAGTGCGCCAATGCCGACATCGGGTGCTTGTGTAGCAACAATAATTGCTGCAATCATGGCCGCGGCCGCAGGCAAAGAAAGTTTGCTGGCGGCTTCATAAGAACGATAAATATGCCGTTGTGTTACATGCGCAATCTCATGCGCCAACACCGAAGCGAGTTCACTTTCGGAGTCACTATTAATGATTAACCCTGAATTAATGCCGATAAAACCACCTGGGCCTGCAAAGGCATTAATATCATCAGATATGACCACAAAAAAGTAAAAATCTTGGCGTGGATTATCACTACTAGATACTAATTTTTGCCCGATGGCTTGAATATAATGCTGAATATCGGAATCATAGCTAATATCCAGTTGCGAGCGTATGCTGCGGAAGAAAGAGTCGCCGAGGGCTTTCTCTTGTGCTGGAGAAATTAATGTCCCTGTCGAATCACCCAAGTTAGGCAAATGCAAATGGTCATTAGCCATGGGAGCACTTGGTGCTAATAGGCTGAGCAAGCATAGGCTAAAAGTTATCAGGTTCTTCGGTTTCATGAAATGGTATACTCGTTGCTCAACGATAGGGCGATTGTTTATTGTACTGAATGTTTGCTCTTCTTTCTTGCTTCTTGATCGTTTAATTTATGAAATTTGCAATTCAAATCAATTCTAGTCCTTACCAATCAAGTCGTGCCGAGACAGCTTATCAGTTTGTAAAAAGTGCCTTGGAAATGGGGCATGAAGTGTTGCGCATCTTTTTTTATCAAGAAGGGGTTTATCATGCTTTTCGTTATGCGACACCACTTGATGATGAACAGCAGTTCGTGGCACGATGGAGTGCTTTAGCGCAGGAGTTTAATGTCGACTTGGTGGTCTGTATTTCTGCAGCACAACGCCGCGGGTTATTAGAGGCCAATGAAGCCAAGCGGGTCGGGAAAGTTGATAATGATGTTGCAGATGGCTTTCGTATTGCCGGTTTGGGTCAGTGGGTGGAATCTGTATTATTGGCAGATAGGTATATTGAATTTTGAGAGCGAGGATTCTCTCAATACCTAGTGATATTCTGAGCCAATTGCAGGTACGATAAAATTATCGTACCTGCATGATTTCAATATTGTTCCAGAGCTAATGTTCACTAGCTCCATGCGCACCCACTCCGGTTTGCGAGCGAATATACTGATGCATAAAGCGTCCTCTTTCTAATATGCCTCTAGCACTACGATCAGTAATAGAAAAAAACCAGATACAAATAAAGGCAATACTCACAGAAAAGAGAGCCGGATATTTATACGGAAATAATGCCTCTGTATTGCCGAGTATATCAACCCAAACAATGGGGCCGATAATAACCAAGACAATTGCGGTTAACAGCCCTGCAAAGCCGCCAATAAAGGCACCACGAGTTGTTAAGTTTTTCCAATACATTGACAGAAACAACACGGGAAAATTGGCACTAGCTGCAATGGCAAAGGCCAAGCCAACCATAAAGGCAATGTTTTGTTCTTCAAAAAGAATTCCCAGCAGAATTGCGACAATACCTAATACCACGGTTGCAATTTTAGAGACGCGCATTTCATCGTCCCCGGTAATTTGACCATGTTTAATAACGCAGGCATATAAATCATGTGATATGGAGGATGCGCCAGCTAGTGTTAAACCCGAGACTACGGCAAGAATGGTGGCAAATGCAACCGCAGAAATAAAGCCTAGAAAAAGATCGCCGCCGATGGCTTTAGATAAATGAATGGCTGCCATATTATTACCGCCAATGAGCTTGCCATCTAAGTTTAAAAACTCAGGGTTGGTTGAGACCATGAAAATAGCGCCAAAACCGATTACGAAGGTAAGAATATAAAAATAACCAATAAATCCCGTTGCATAGAAAACAGATTTACGAGCTTCTTTTGCATCGGCTACTGTGAAAAAACGCATCAGGATATGCGGCAACCCTGCGGTACCAAAGATTAAGGCAATTCCTAATGAGATGGCTGATATCGGGTCGGATAGCAAGCCGCCTGGCGACATGATTTTTAAACCTTTAGGGTGTGCATTGACCGCCTGTTGAAATAATTCATTTACATCAAAGCCAACTTGCTTCAAGACCATAAAAGCCATAAAGCTAGCCCCTGATAATAACAGGACTGCTTTGATGATTTGCACCCAAGTCGTGGCGAGCATGCCGCCAAAAGTAACATATAAAATCATTAAAATCCCCACCATGATCACAGCGAGTTCATAAGGTAAGCCGAACAGTAATTGGATCAGTTTACCCGCACCCACCATTTGCGCGATTAAATATAGAGCCACCACACTTAACGAACCAGAAGCCGCGAGCGCACGAATAGGGAATTGGTCCAAGCGATAAGACGCGACAT
Coding sequences:
- a CDS encoding phosphate transport system permease protein; translation: MSKQADSQLSNPFYDTSLNKRHLKAKVFKSFTITSIIFSISFLLFFLGDMIYKGLPAFQQSYIQIEVNYSEKTIASTRKAIDKKYRKVVSRAWLRDIPKRVKANPELLGTKQITWVLLNHQVDQYLKGHYYKVKDKDLNLIKTMQAQDKVELHFNQIFFSHGDSKIPENSGFKSAVVGSVLTLLVTMIVAFPLGVMTAVYLEEFAEDNRWTQLVEVNINNLAAIPSILFGLLGLAVFISLFGMPRSSPLVGGLTLALMTLPIIIVSSRAALRSVPDSIRQAGYGLGLTKVQVVQDHVLPLAFPGIMTGSIIGLSQAMGETAPLIIIGMIAFIPDTPTSIFESATVMPAQLFTWAGMPERAYVERTAAGIMLLISVLISLNTFAIYLRKRFEVKW
- a CDS encoding phosphate transport system permease protein, whose protein sequence is MKPFELKNRHHGLKEQLIHFCLISAATVSILTTFGVLFSILFEAIEFFQMRSFWYFITGTEWSPGVENSKFGAVPIFAGTFMITFIAMAVAVPIGLGSAIFLSEYASDFLRDKLKPLLEILAGIPTVVYGFFAAITVAPAIVNFFASFGVHASFNSALASGAVMGIMIIPVISSLSDDVIRAVPDSQRKASLALGMTQGETITSIVIPSALPGIISASILGLSKALGETMIVVMAAGLRPNLSWNPLEDMTTVTVRIVDALVGDNEFNSPDTLSAFALGLVLFVVTLILNIISISLIHKFKEKYKVNTL
- a CDS encoding phosphate transport system substrate-binding protein, translated to MIPNKSVLSLVVGSLFAISAVTTVQAREQIKIVGSSTVYPFSSSVAEEFGATTDNPTPVVESTGSGGGMKLFCKGNDLNTPDISNASRRMKAKEFEMCAKNGVTDITEAVIGFDGIAIAQNKNSAPLLLTKKQLLLAVAEEVPAADGKSLIRNPYKKWNEIDTSLPSREIIIYGPPTSSGTRDAFEDMIMKGQTKKMDVYTSLYQADKVKNKGYKKYHKIRQDGVYVPSGENDNLIVQKLDKNPAAIGIFGYSFLMENDDKVSAARIDGIVPTPTTISTGLYPISRSLFFYVKNSHRAAVPAMDKYVELFMSENMIGDDSILGEIGLISLPKARRNAIRTSVIQHKKLTLDALSKK
- a CDS encoding iron complex outermembrane recepter protein yields the protein MYKLIFQYSALFILTTDIVQAADDALTTEQPIELEELSIINTTPLGAGLALEKIPANVQLMTSEQLRKAQSISIADYMNQNMGSVTVNDAQNNPMQPDVQYRGFTISPLMGLPQGLSMYVNGIRFNEAFGDSVHWDLIPKGAVDTMSLQGGSNPAYGLNSLGGAISLQTKTGFTAPEHSLTVSGGSWGRHNEELVSGWNNGEFAYFIDLQHFQEDGWRDSSESQVFNGLGTFSWRGDAGQLNLTLAGADNRLIGNGAIPVELEAIDRRAIFTKPDKTSNNFFMASLDGNLWVNDDIELAGNMYYRRNNIDTLNGDGSEFGECDDAEGFLCEEGEDEILEDVNGNPIQASDDVEGGTLNTSLTKQWTFGFGLQTAFNQVLWGHANQFVIGTSYNLSKVNYSADTELGSLTDDRGVEGSGILENESRVRLDTTTHSIGLFFSEVFNVTEQLAVNVAGRYNHVEIDMQDRYGTSLNGKHKFDRFNPAAGLTYAFMPAINFYSGYSEASRVPTPMELSCADPDDPCKLPNAFIADPPLEQVVAKTWEVGFRGRFNNLLDGRIQWNAGYFNTTNHNDIIFQSAGGANSAGYFANVGKTRRQGVELGLSTAFFDRWRLSLNYSFIDARFLTPYTSQSPNHPYADDNGDIQVSSGDHIPSIPQHIVKFATDVDVIDSWTIGMNLIFNGEQFLRGDEANLDAPLNDFTVVNLHTEYRFNKHFSIFGRLNNVFGAKYNNFGLYGETGEVLEGMGIDEKSTHFVGVSAPRAGWVGVKLAL
- a CDS encoding 3-hydroxyisobutyrate dehydrogenase; the protein is MTQPSQTLGFIGIGLMGQPMTLRLLAAGYAVNVWNRTPDKLDTVIAAGAQQCLNITDLVKNSDIILLCLADSPVVESVVTKHILPHGNKDKLLIDLSSTHPEVTRQLAAQLQSSCHMDWVDAPVSGGVAGATNGTLAIMAGGTEKSVNIAREVLRPLYTQLTHMGDIGTGQVSKVCNQMIVSCNVLVIAEMIALAEKSGVDASKIATALAGGFADSKPLQIIAPEMANASYTPVKWRVKTLLKDLNMATDLAQTQKTATPMSALAAQLMQLHGSHGYLEQDPSTLIKLYDDKK
- a CDS encoding repressor LexA, encoding MLKDLTRKQQDIFEFLLSNQQKFSYPPTLDEVCAALGLNSRGSLHKHIKALIDAGLVEASDRKQKGIRLTEKAQQYMLPTSETKGTPFVGYIAAGKPIEAIEQVSYLPIPNQIRTENTCYILQVKGDSMIEEGIFDEDWVVIEQRRSARNGEIVVALIDKAEATLKFIEQYPHETLLIPANSNMSAMRFRPEQVEIQGVLVGQMRSYINK
- a CDS encoding beta-barrel assembly-enhancing protease, translated to MANDHLHLPNLGDSTGTLISPAQEKALGDSFFRSIRSQLDISYDSDIQHYIQAIGQKLVSSSDNPRQDFYFFVVISDDINAFAGPGGFIGINSGLIINSDSESELASVLAHEIAHVTQRHIYRSYEAASKLSLPAAAAMIAAIIVATQAPDVGIGALSAIQAGSIQMQIDFTRDNEQEADRIGIKTLARANFDPRSMPTFFEKLQQASRYYGAGAPEFLRTHPITASRISDTRGRAEKYPYRQVPNSQSYRLIKAKLRISSSQTSLEDLIIFFQRKANQGTLKQRAAMQYGLGLGYLEQRKHKQAAAIFLKLSQSYPKQREYLTALTDVAINQRDFAAAKKLLLELQQKFPNESDFQFEYINILLTSNQPQQALQHLKLFEYTRQHHPRYFLLLAQAYGDLEQRTNSHRYMAEYYYAIGHTHGAIQQIKLAQQAKDLNFYLSAILEDRLHFFMDELQALKQLQEQ
- a CDS encoding tRNA 2-thiouridine synthesizing protein D, whose protein sequence is MKFAIQINSSPYQSSRAETAYQFVKSALEMGHEVLRIFFYQEGVYHAFRYATPLDDEQQFVARWSALAQEFNVDLVVCISAAQRRGLLEANEAKRVGKVDNDVADGFRIAGLGQWVESVLLADRYIEF
- a CDS encoding cation/acetate symporter — protein: MKILLLIMPLIFTSNAWSADAITGAVQQQPLNIAAIIMFLIFVIATIGITFWAAKKNRTAADHYSAGGDITGFQNGLAIAGDYMSAASFLGISGLVYMSGYDGLIYSIGFLIGWPLILFLIAERLRNLGKYTFADVASYRLDQFPIRALAASGSLSVVALYLIAQMVGAGKLIQLLFGLPYELAVIMVGILMILYVTFGGMLATTWVQIIKAVLLLSGASFMAFMVLKQVGFDVNELFQQAVNAHPKGLKIMSPGGLLSDPISAISLGIALIFGTAGLPHILMRFFTVADAKEARKSVFYATGFIGYFYILTFVIGFGAIFMVSTNPEFLNLDGKLIGGNNMAAIHLSKAIGGDLFLGFISAVAFATILAVVSGLTLAGASSISHDLYACVIKHGQITGDDEMRVSKIATVVLGIVAILLGILFEEQNIAFMVGLAFAIAASANFPVLFLSMYWKNLTTRGAFIGGFAGLLTAIVLVIIGPIVWVDILGNTEALFPYKYPALFSVSIAFICIWFFSITDRSARGILERGRFMHQYIRSQTGVGAHGASEH